A part of Liolophura sinensis isolate JHLJ2023 chromosome 1, CUHK_Ljap_v2, whole genome shotgun sequence genomic DNA contains:
- the LOC135461850 gene encoding heterogeneous nuclear ribonucleoproteins A1 homolog isoform X1, which yields MPYGGRYGGGSGGGYGGGGGGGGYGGGGGGFGGGGGGYNGDRDGGFKRRRRDDEVIDPEAEQFRKLFIGGLSYETSEEGLKAHFEQWGEVVDCVVMKDSDTQKSRGFGFVTYKMASMIDEAQDNRPHIIDGREVESKRAMPREDANKNEAQATVKKMFLGGLKDDTTEEDVREACEANGKVEQIEMITDKNTGKMRGFCFVTFADYDTVDKMYLKKRVDINGRRVEVKKALSKQEMNTDGSGRGGRQGGGRFNRGGGGGGYGGGGNYSSGGYGGGGGGGGGSFRGGGYNSYGNQGGGSSGFGGGGYGGQGGGSWGSQGGYSDGGYGGGYGNQGGGSWGSGGNQNFGANYGDSYGGGPMKGGQGGYSQRGSGPYGGGYGNQGGYGNQGGYGGGGGGYRR from the exons atgccTTACGGAGGACGTTATGGTGGTGGCAGTGGCGGAGGTTATGGCGGTGGTGGAGGAGGAGGTGGATACGGCGGCGGCGGCGGTGGTTTTGGAGGTGGCGGCGGTGGCTATAACGGAGATCGCGATGGTGGG TTCAAAAGAAGGAGGCGGGACGATGAAGTTATCGACCCTGAAGCGGAGCAGTTTCGCAAACTTTTTATTGGAGGCCTGAGCTATGAAACGTCTGAAGAGGGACTCAAAGCTCATTTTGAGCAGTGGGGAGAAGTGGTGGACTGTGTGGTAATGAAGGACAGCGACACACAAAA GTCACGAGGGTTTGGGTTTGTAACCTACAAGATGGCTTCCATGATAGATGAAGCACAAGATAACCGACCACACATTATAGATGGCAGGGAAGTGGAATCAAAGAGGGCCATGCCAAGAGAA GATGCTAACAAAAATGAGGCCCAGGCTAcagtgaagaaaatgtttttgggAGGTCTGAAGGATGACACAACAGAGGAGGATGTGCGGGAAGCTTGTGAAGCAAATGGCAAAGTTGAACAGATAGAGATGATCACGGACAAGAACACTGGGAAAATGAGAGGATTCTGCTTTGTGACATTTGCAGACTATGACACTGTGGACAAAATGTATT TGAAGAAAAGGGTAGACATCAATGGCAGAAGAGTGGAAGTGAAGAAAGCTCTATCCAAACAGGAAATGAATACAGATGGTAGTGGACGAGGAGGCAGACAAG GTGGAGGGCGTTTTAACAGAGGTGGTGGGGGAG GAGGCTACGGAGGTGGTGGAAATTACAGCTCTGGGGGCTATGGGGGAGGTGGTGGTGGCGGAGGCGGCAGCTTTAGGGGAG GTGGCTACAACAGTTATGGCAACCAAGGCGGCGGCAGCAGCGGCTTTGGTGGCGGAGGCTATGGTGGTCAAGGAGGTGGGAGCTGGGGAAGTCAAGGTGGCTACAGTGATGGTGGTTACGGTGGCGGctatggaaaccagg GTGGTGGAAGCTGGGGATCAGGAGGAAACCAAAACTTTGGAGCCAACTATGGAGACAGCTACGGAGGTGGACCAATGAAAGGTGGTCAAGGAGGATACTCACAACGTGGATCAGGTCCATACGGTG GCggctatggaaaccagggaggTTATGGGAACCAAGGTGGTTATGGAGGTGGAGGGGGTGGTTACAGACGCTGA
- the LOC135461850 gene encoding heterogeneous nuclear ribonucleoproteins A1 homolog isoform X3 encodes MPYGGRYGGGSGGGYGGGGGGGGYGGGGGGFGGGGGGYNGDRDGGFKRRRRDDEVIDPEAEQFRKLFIGGLSYETSEEGLKAHFEQWGEVVDCVVMKDSDTQKSRGFGFVTYKMASMIDEAQDNRPHIIDGREVESKRAMPREDANKNEAQATVKKMFLGGLKDDTTEEDVREACEANGKVEQIEMITDKNTGKMRGFCFVTFADYDTVDKMYLKKRVDINGRRVEVKKALSKQEMNTDGSGRGGRQGGYGGGGNYSSGGYGGGGGGGGGSFRGGGYNSYGNQGGGSSGFGGGGYGGQGGGSWGSQGGYSDGGYGGGYGNQGGGSWGSGGNQNFGANYGDSYGGGPMKGGQGGYSQRGSGPYGGGYGNQGGYGNQGGYGGGGGGYRR; translated from the exons atgccTTACGGAGGACGTTATGGTGGTGGCAGTGGCGGAGGTTATGGCGGTGGTGGAGGAGGAGGTGGATACGGCGGCGGCGGCGGTGGTTTTGGAGGTGGCGGCGGTGGCTATAACGGAGATCGCGATGGTGGG TTCAAAAGAAGGAGGCGGGACGATGAAGTTATCGACCCTGAAGCGGAGCAGTTTCGCAAACTTTTTATTGGAGGCCTGAGCTATGAAACGTCTGAAGAGGGACTCAAAGCTCATTTTGAGCAGTGGGGAGAAGTGGTGGACTGTGTGGTAATGAAGGACAGCGACACACAAAA GTCACGAGGGTTTGGGTTTGTAACCTACAAGATGGCTTCCATGATAGATGAAGCACAAGATAACCGACCACACATTATAGATGGCAGGGAAGTGGAATCAAAGAGGGCCATGCCAAGAGAA GATGCTAACAAAAATGAGGCCCAGGCTAcagtgaagaaaatgtttttgggAGGTCTGAAGGATGACACAACAGAGGAGGATGTGCGGGAAGCTTGTGAAGCAAATGGCAAAGTTGAACAGATAGAGATGATCACGGACAAGAACACTGGGAAAATGAGAGGATTCTGCTTTGTGACATTTGCAGACTATGACACTGTGGACAAAATGTATT TGAAGAAAAGGGTAGACATCAATGGCAGAAGAGTGGAAGTGAAGAAAGCTCTATCCAAACAGGAAATGAATACAGATGGTAGTGGACGAGGAGGCAGACAAG GAGGCTACGGAGGTGGTGGAAATTACAGCTCTGGGGGCTATGGGGGAGGTGGTGGTGGCGGAGGCGGCAGCTTTAGGGGAG GTGGCTACAACAGTTATGGCAACCAAGGCGGCGGCAGCAGCGGCTTTGGTGGCGGAGGCTATGGTGGTCAAGGAGGTGGGAGCTGGGGAAGTCAAGGTGGCTACAGTGATGGTGGTTACGGTGGCGGctatggaaaccagg GTGGTGGAAGCTGGGGATCAGGAGGAAACCAAAACTTTGGAGCCAACTATGGAGACAGCTACGGAGGTGGACCAATGAAAGGTGGTCAAGGAGGATACTCACAACGTGGATCAGGTCCATACGGTG GCggctatggaaaccagggaggTTATGGGAACCAAGGTGGTTATGGAGGTGGAGGGGGTGGTTACAGACGCTGA
- the LOC135461850 gene encoding heterogeneous nuclear ribonucleoproteins A1 homolog isoform X4 has translation MPYGGRYGGGSGGGYGGGGGGGGYGGGGGGFGGGGGGYNGDRDGGFKRRRRDDEVIDPEAEQFRKLFIGGLSYETSEEGLKAHFEQWGEVVDCVVMKDSDTQKSRGFGFVTYKMASMIDEAQDNRPHIIDGREVESKRAMPREDANKNEAQATVKKMFLGGLKDDTTEEDVREACEANGKVEQIEMITDKNTGKMRGFCFVTFADYDTVDKMYLKKRVDINGRRVEVKKALSKQEMNTDGSGRGGRQGGYNSYGNQGGGSSGFGGGGYGGQGGGSWGSQGGYSDGGYGGGYGNQGGGSWGSGGNQNFGANYGDSYGGGPMKGGQGGYSQRGSGPYGGGYGNQGGYGNQGGYGGGGGGYRR, from the exons atgccTTACGGAGGACGTTATGGTGGTGGCAGTGGCGGAGGTTATGGCGGTGGTGGAGGAGGAGGTGGATACGGCGGCGGCGGCGGTGGTTTTGGAGGTGGCGGCGGTGGCTATAACGGAGATCGCGATGGTGGG TTCAAAAGAAGGAGGCGGGACGATGAAGTTATCGACCCTGAAGCGGAGCAGTTTCGCAAACTTTTTATTGGAGGCCTGAGCTATGAAACGTCTGAAGAGGGACTCAAAGCTCATTTTGAGCAGTGGGGAGAAGTGGTGGACTGTGTGGTAATGAAGGACAGCGACACACAAAA GTCACGAGGGTTTGGGTTTGTAACCTACAAGATGGCTTCCATGATAGATGAAGCACAAGATAACCGACCACACATTATAGATGGCAGGGAAGTGGAATCAAAGAGGGCCATGCCAAGAGAA GATGCTAACAAAAATGAGGCCCAGGCTAcagtgaagaaaatgtttttgggAGGTCTGAAGGATGACACAACAGAGGAGGATGTGCGGGAAGCTTGTGAAGCAAATGGCAAAGTTGAACAGATAGAGATGATCACGGACAAGAACACTGGGAAAATGAGAGGATTCTGCTTTGTGACATTTGCAGACTATGACACTGTGGACAAAATGTATT TGAAGAAAAGGGTAGACATCAATGGCAGAAGAGTGGAAGTGAAGAAAGCTCTATCCAAACAGGAAATGAATACAGATGGTAGTGGACGAGGAGGCAGACAAG GTGGCTACAACAGTTATGGCAACCAAGGCGGCGGCAGCAGCGGCTTTGGTGGCGGAGGCTATGGTGGTCAAGGAGGTGGGAGCTGGGGAAGTCAAGGTGGCTACAGTGATGGTGGTTACGGTGGCGGctatggaaaccagg GTGGTGGAAGCTGGGGATCAGGAGGAAACCAAAACTTTGGAGCCAACTATGGAGACAGCTACGGAGGTGGACCAATGAAAGGTGGTCAAGGAGGATACTCACAACGTGGATCAGGTCCATACGGTG GCggctatggaaaccagggaggTTATGGGAACCAAGGTGGTTATGGAGGTGGAGGGGGTGGTTACAGACGCTGA
- the LOC135461850 gene encoding heterogeneous nuclear ribonucleoproteins A1 homolog isoform X2: MPYGGRYGGGSGGGYGGGGGGGGYGGGGGGFGGGGGGYNGDRDGGFKRRRRDDEVIDPEAEQFRKLFIGGLSYETSEEGLKAHFEQWGEVVDCVVMKDSDTQKSRGFGFVTYKMASMIDEAQDNRPHIIDGREVESKRAMPREDANKNEAQATVKKMFLGGLKDDTTEEDVREACEANGKVEQIEMITDKNTGKMRGFCFVTFADYDTVDKMYLKKRVDINGRRVEVKKALSKQEMNTDGSGRGGRQGGGRFNRGGGGGGYGGGGNYSSGGYGGGGGGGGGSFRGGGYNSYGNQGGGSSGFGGGGYGGQGGGSWGSQGGYSDGGYGGGYGNQGGGSWGSGGNQNFGANYGDSYGGGPMKGGQGGYSQRGSGGYGNQGGYGNQGGYGGGGGGYRR; the protein is encoded by the exons atgccTTACGGAGGACGTTATGGTGGTGGCAGTGGCGGAGGTTATGGCGGTGGTGGAGGAGGAGGTGGATACGGCGGCGGCGGCGGTGGTTTTGGAGGTGGCGGCGGTGGCTATAACGGAGATCGCGATGGTGGG TTCAAAAGAAGGAGGCGGGACGATGAAGTTATCGACCCTGAAGCGGAGCAGTTTCGCAAACTTTTTATTGGAGGCCTGAGCTATGAAACGTCTGAAGAGGGACTCAAAGCTCATTTTGAGCAGTGGGGAGAAGTGGTGGACTGTGTGGTAATGAAGGACAGCGACACACAAAA GTCACGAGGGTTTGGGTTTGTAACCTACAAGATGGCTTCCATGATAGATGAAGCACAAGATAACCGACCACACATTATAGATGGCAGGGAAGTGGAATCAAAGAGGGCCATGCCAAGAGAA GATGCTAACAAAAATGAGGCCCAGGCTAcagtgaagaaaatgtttttgggAGGTCTGAAGGATGACACAACAGAGGAGGATGTGCGGGAAGCTTGTGAAGCAAATGGCAAAGTTGAACAGATAGAGATGATCACGGACAAGAACACTGGGAAAATGAGAGGATTCTGCTTTGTGACATTTGCAGACTATGACACTGTGGACAAAATGTATT TGAAGAAAAGGGTAGACATCAATGGCAGAAGAGTGGAAGTGAAGAAAGCTCTATCCAAACAGGAAATGAATACAGATGGTAGTGGACGAGGAGGCAGACAAG GTGGAGGGCGTTTTAACAGAGGTGGTGGGGGAG GAGGCTACGGAGGTGGTGGAAATTACAGCTCTGGGGGCTATGGGGGAGGTGGTGGTGGCGGAGGCGGCAGCTTTAGGGGAG GTGGCTACAACAGTTATGGCAACCAAGGCGGCGGCAGCAGCGGCTTTGGTGGCGGAGGCTATGGTGGTCAAGGAGGTGGGAGCTGGGGAAGTCAAGGTGGCTACAGTGATGGTGGTTACGGTGGCGGctatggaaaccagg GTGGTGGAAGCTGGGGATCAGGAGGAAACCAAAACTTTGGAGCCAACTATGGAGACAGCTACGGAGGTGGACCAATGAAAGGTGGTCAAGGAGGATACTCACAACGTGGATCAG GCggctatggaaaccagggaggTTATGGGAACCAAGGTGGTTATGGAGGTGGAGGGGGTGGTTACAGACGCTGA